Genomic window (Deltaproteobacteria bacterium):
AGCGGATCCCGTGCAGCCAATTCATAGCTGCTCTTGCCGTCCATGAGATGCTCAATCCGCCGAAGGAGGAAGGAGGCGACCAAGGTTAAAAAGAGATAGCCGGCCATCTCGACCAGGGCCGAGGGGAAATAGAGATAGGTGGCTCCGGTGGCTGCCCGATGGGCAGCAAAAAAGTCAGGGAATCCAATGATGAACATGACAGAGGTGTCCTTGACATTGATGATGAAGTTGTTGCCGATCTGAGGCATGATGTTGCGCAGGGCTTGGGGCAGGATCACGCATGTCATGCGCTGATAATGGTTCATGCCTATGGCTTTGGCGCCCTCCGTCTGCCCCGGGTCGACGGAGAGGATGCCACCCCTGACGGACTCTGTCATGTAGGCGCCGGTGTTGATGGAGACCACCAGGATGGACGCCAGCCAGATACTGGTGAACTTGACGGTGTTGTTGGTGAGATAAGGCAGGCCATAATAGAAGAAGACCGCCTGAAGCACCATGGGTGTCCCGCGGAAGACCTCGACATAAAGGCGAATCACACACCGGATCAGGCCGAGAGTGAACCGTTTGGCCGGGTGATCCTGCGGGGAGACGGGGAT
Coding sequences:
- a CDS encoding amino acid ABC transporter permease, whose protein sequence is MDRGAQLLIDIGKLWERYGTSYLRGIQSTLLLASVATVLGCLIGFACGVLNTIPVSPQDHPAKRFTLGLIRCVIRLYVEVFRGTPMVLQAVFFYYGLPYLTNNTVKFTSIWLASILVVSINTGAYMTESVRGGILSVDPGQTEGAKAIGMNHYQRMTCVILPQALRNIMPQIGNNFIINVKDTSVMFIIGFPDFFAAHRAATGATYLYFPSALVEMAGYLFLTLVASFLLRRIEHLMDGKSSYELAARDPLVMTAGTHRHPKISR